Proteins from a genomic interval of Posidoniimonas polymericola:
- a CDS encoding VWA domain-containing protein — MSDLNLPFDNPWWPYLLGLLAVLVVALVAIGRRSLSGLGRWRWLTALVLRSLVVGLIILAIADMQHREESDKLTVLYLLDQSLSIPEDERDAMRRFVNASVSEHRRDDKEDRAGVIVFGRDAEVELPPVDFDYGITRIESTPDRNYSNLEGALQKAMSLFPPDAAKRIVVVTDGNENIGNALRQARAMAGAGISIDVLPVPLEARSEVSVDKVVLPPDVRRDQPFEMRVVLDNQPPPDDPNRVAKGKLRLVRKTGEREETLVEKPVELKPGKNVFGIQEKIEQADFYTYEARFEPDAGGGDASTQNNTATAFTHVRGRGHVLVIEDWEHPGEFAFMVDRLRGEGLEVTLQPSDQLFTSLAELQRYDSVVLANVPRSSGFTANAQGGVDTDTIAGFSDAQLEMLVSNTEDLGCGLIMLGGDRSLGAGDWEGTEVEKALPVDFRIKAAKVEPIGALAMIMHASEFAKGNYWQKVIAREAIRTLGPKDYCGLIQWNQDDQWLWNHPNGMLEVGPNRAKMMSRVDRLVVGDMPQFDPGMVKVAGALAKLTNPPPAIKHCIIISDGDPSPPKASTIAAFKKQNIQITTVAVGALGGHGDLKMMQNIALQTGGKFYVVKNANALPKIYKREARRIARPVTKEFESPTPPIVTNSLHEILQGVDGLPPITGYVKSTLKDNTLVEQIAIAPDADAKHATLLAVWTYGLGKSAVVSTDAGARWANDWTAWENYGRFYSQLVRWSMRPTGDTGNYSVATEVRDGQTRIVVDALDKDDQFINTGSMTATVLAPDMTAKTVVIEQVAPGRYVGEFDTADSGSYMLAVNPGPGQPMIRTGVNVGYSDEFRDRETNRPLLTQIANLEPRGGQPGKLIDEEAGVELPATGDIPDSLVAVDPYRRDMPRAVSSQDRWPLLVMLASCLFFADVFVRRVQFDLSWTQPAVEWVKVHVFMQAEQVATAPTMSRLQSKKREIRQAAESRAAGSRAAETRFDYDEQAPQAEVPLADVKTPPKTDPKRAQSGGGMTEEPKEEESYLSRLKKAKEDAKRKK; from the coding sequence ATGTCCGATCTCAACCTCCCCTTCGACAACCCGTGGTGGCCCTACTTGTTGGGGCTGCTGGCGGTGCTGGTCGTCGCGCTGGTGGCGATTGGCCGGCGGAGCCTCTCGGGCCTGGGGCGGTGGCGGTGGCTGACGGCGCTCGTGCTGCGGTCGCTGGTGGTGGGGCTGATCATCCTGGCGATCGCCGACATGCAGCACCGCGAGGAGTCCGACAAGCTGACGGTCCTGTACCTGCTCGACCAGTCACTCAGCATCCCCGAGGACGAGCGCGACGCGATGCGGCGGTTTGTGAACGCCTCGGTCAGCGAGCACCGCCGCGACGACAAGGAGGACCGCGCGGGCGTGATCGTCTTCGGCCGCGACGCGGAGGTCGAGCTGCCGCCGGTCGACTTCGACTACGGCATCACCCGCATCGAGAGCACGCCGGACCGCAACTACTCGAACCTCGAGGGCGCGTTGCAGAAGGCGATGTCGCTCTTCCCGCCCGACGCCGCCAAGCGGATTGTCGTGGTGACCGACGGCAACGAGAACATCGGCAACGCGCTGCGGCAGGCCCGGGCGATGGCGGGCGCCGGCATCAGCATCGACGTGCTGCCGGTGCCGCTGGAGGCCCGCAGCGAAGTCTCCGTGGACAAGGTGGTGCTGCCGCCCGACGTGCGGCGCGATCAGCCGTTTGAGATGCGGGTGGTCTTGGACAATCAACCACCGCCCGATGATCCTAACCGCGTCGCCAAGGGCAAGCTCCGCCTGGTCCGCAAGACGGGCGAGCGTGAGGAGACGCTGGTCGAGAAGCCGGTCGAGCTGAAGCCGGGCAAGAACGTGTTCGGCATCCAGGAGAAGATCGAGCAGGCCGACTTCTACACCTACGAGGCCCGCTTCGAGCCCGACGCCGGCGGCGGCGACGCCTCGACCCAGAACAACACGGCCACCGCCTTCACGCACGTCCGCGGCCGGGGGCACGTGCTGGTGATCGAGGACTGGGAGCACCCCGGCGAGTTCGCGTTCATGGTCGACCGGCTCCGCGGCGAGGGGCTGGAGGTCACGCTGCAGCCGAGCGACCAGCTCTTCACCTCGCTGGCCGAGCTGCAGCGGTACGACTCGGTGGTGCTGGCCAATGTCCCCCGCAGCAGCGGCTTCACCGCCAACGCCCAGGGGGGCGTCGACACCGACACCATCGCCGGCTTCAGCGACGCGCAGCTCGAGATGCTGGTCTCGAACACGGAGGACCTGGGGTGCGGGTTGATCATGCTGGGCGGCGACCGCAGTCTCGGCGCCGGCGACTGGGAGGGGACCGAGGTCGAGAAGGCCCTGCCGGTCGACTTCCGCATCAAGGCCGCCAAGGTCGAGCCGATCGGCGCGCTGGCGATGATCATGCACGCCAGCGAGTTCGCCAAGGGCAACTACTGGCAGAAGGTGATCGCCCGCGAGGCGATCCGCACGCTCGGCCCCAAGGACTACTGCGGCCTGATCCAGTGGAACCAGGACGACCAGTGGCTCTGGAACCACCCCAACGGCATGCTGGAGGTCGGGCCGAACCGGGCGAAGATGATGTCCCGCGTCGACCGACTGGTCGTGGGCGACATGCCGCAGTTCGACCCCGGCATGGTCAAAGTGGCGGGAGCGCTGGCCAAGCTCACCAACCCTCCGCCCGCCATCAAGCACTGCATTATCATTTCGGACGGCGACCCCTCGCCCCCGAAGGCGTCGACGATCGCGGCGTTCAAGAAGCAGAATATCCAGATCACCACGGTCGCGGTTGGCGCGCTCGGCGGCCACGGCGACCTGAAGATGATGCAGAACATCGCCCTGCAGACCGGCGGCAAGTTCTACGTGGTGAAGAACGCCAACGCCCTGCCGAAGATCTACAAGCGCGAGGCCCGCCGCATCGCCCGGCCGGTCACCAAGGAATTCGAGAGCCCCACGCCGCCGATCGTCACCAACTCGCTGCACGAGATCCTGCAGGGCGTCGACGGCCTGCCGCCGATCACCGGCTACGTGAAGAGCACGCTCAAGGACAACACGCTGGTCGAGCAGATCGCCATCGCCCCGGACGCCGACGCCAAACACGCCACGCTGCTGGCGGTGTGGACCTACGGCCTGGGCAAGTCGGCGGTGGTCAGCACCGACGCCGGCGCCCGCTGGGCCAACGACTGGACCGCCTGGGAAAACTACGGCCGCTTCTACAGCCAGCTGGTCCGCTGGTCGATGCGCCCCACCGGCGACACCGGCAACTACTCGGTCGCCACCGAGGTCCGCGACGGCCAGACCCGCATTGTCGTCGACGCGCTCGACAAGGACGACCAGTTCATCAACACCGGCTCGATGACCGCCACGGTCCTCGCGCCCGACATGACCGCTAAGACGGTCGTGATCGAGCAGGTCGCCCCGGGCCGTTACGTCGGCGAGTTCGACACGGCCGACTCCGGCAGCTACATGCTGGCCGTGAACCCCGGCCCGGGCCAGCCGATGATCCGCACCGGCGTGAATGTCGGCTACAGCGACGAGTTCCGCGACCGTGAGACCAACCGCCCGCTGCTGACGCAGATCGCCAACCTCGAGCCCCGCGGCGGCCAGCCCGGCAAGCTGATCGACGAGGAGGCGGGCGTCGAGCTCCCCGCCACGGGCGACATCCCGGATTCGCTGGTGGCGGTCGACCCGTACCGCCGCGACATGCCCCGCGCCGTCAGCAGCCAGGACCGCTGGCCGCTGCTGGTGATGCTGGCGAGCTGCCTGTTCTTCGCCGACGTGTTCGTCCGCCGGGTGCAGTTCGACCTGAGCTGGACCCAGCCGGCGGTCGAGTGGGTGAAGGTGCACGTGTTCATGCAGGCGGAACAAGTCGCCACCGCCCCGACGATGAGTCGACTGCAAAGCAAGAAACGCGAGATCCGCCAGGCCGCAGAAAGCCGGGCAGCGGGGAGCCGCGCCGCCGAGACCAGGTTCGACTACGATGAACAGGCCCCGCAGGCCGAAGTCCCGCTGGCCGACGTCAAAACGCCCCCCAAAACCGACCCCAAACGGGCCCAGTCAGGCGGCGGCATGACGGAAGAACCAAAAGAAGAGGAAAGCTACCTGTCCCGGCTCAAGAAGGCGAAAGAAGACGCGAAGCGGAAGAAGTGA
- a CDS encoding enoyl-ACP reductase FabI, translated as MAGLFEGKQGLITGVFNKQSIAWAIAERVMNEGGVCGFTHMPDKPDDTRKKNEGRLTKLIDGNPSAKFVIPMDVTKDEHIAAVAEKTKSEFGKIDFVLHSIAFAPPEDLRGETVATSRDGFKLAMEISAYSLLALSNAVRPLLNPDASILTLTYYGGEKMVQGYNVMGVCKAALDSCVKYLAYELGADSIRVNALSAGPMQTISGRGAGVDDMLKLYEGMAPLNRNVTHEEAGKSGAFLLSDMSSGVTGEILHLDCGYNVMGSPGRMVEKHKGL; from the coding sequence ATGGCCGGACTGTTCGAAGGCAAGCAGGGCCTGATCACGGGCGTGTTCAATAAGCAGTCGATCGCCTGGGCGATCGCCGAGCGGGTGATGAACGAGGGGGGCGTGTGCGGCTTCACCCACATGCCCGACAAGCCGGACGACACGCGGAAGAAGAACGAGGGCCGCCTCACCAAGCTGATCGACGGGAACCCGTCGGCCAAGTTCGTGATCCCGATGGACGTCACCAAGGACGAGCACATCGCGGCGGTCGCCGAGAAGACCAAGAGCGAGTTCGGCAAGATCGACTTCGTGCTGCACTCGATCGCGTTCGCGCCGCCCGAGGACCTGCGTGGCGAGACCGTCGCCACGAGCCGCGACGGCTTCAAGCTGGCGATGGAGATCAGCGCGTACAGCCTGCTGGCGCTCTCCAACGCGGTGCGGCCGCTGCTGAACCCGGACGCCAGCATCCTCACGCTGACCTACTACGGCGGCGAGAAGATGGTGCAGGGCTACAACGTGATGGGCGTCTGCAAGGCGGCGCTCGACAGCTGCGTGAAGTACCTGGCCTACGAGCTGGGCGCCGACAGCATTCGCGTGAACGCCCTGTCGGCCGGGCCGATGCAGACGATCTCCGGCCGCGGCGCCGGCGTCGACGACATGCTCAAGCTGTACGAGGGGATGGCCCCGCTGAACCGCAACGTCACGCACGAGGAGGCCGGCAAGAGCGGCGCCTTCCTGCTGTCGGACATGTCGAGCGGCGTCACCGGCGAGATCCTGCACCTCGACTGCGGCTACAACGTGATGGGCAGCCCGGGCCGGATGGTCGAGAAGCACAAGGGTTTGTAG
- a CDS encoding aldehyde dehydrogenase family protein codes for MAMFTETTQRPQVKQTQCFIGGKWLPAASGKTFQTIHPATEEVIAEIAEGDKEDVDLAVDAAREAFDHGPWGKMDARQRGRLMYRLADLLEEHADELAALETLDNGKPIRDSSAADIPLVIECIRYYAGWADKIQGSTVPIKGDYFCYTRREPVGVVGQIIPWNFPALMCAWKWGPALAAGCTIVMKPAEQTPLSCLRMAKLAQDAGIPDGVINVVPGYGPTAGAAIVRHPGVDKIAFTGELATAKIIQRDATETMKRLTFELGGKSPNIIFADADLEAAVAGAHMGLYFNQGQCCCAGSRVYVQDSIYDEFCEQMVATNEQRQVGDPFDPATQHGPQVDQDQFDKILRYVEYGKQDGAKLLSGGERVGDKGYFVQPTLFSDVSDEMRIAREEIFGPVMSVLRFRDAGEVAHRANDTNFGLAAAVWTRDIGKAHRMAASVRAGTVWVNCYNVFDAAAPFGGFKESGLGRELGEAGLEAYTENKTVTVSMS; via the coding sequence ATGGCCATGTTCACTGAAACGACCCAGAGGCCCCAGGTTAAGCAGACCCAATGCTTTATTGGGGGCAAGTGGTTGCCGGCAGCCAGCGGCAAGACCTTCCAGACCATCCACCCGGCCACCGAAGAGGTGATCGCCGAAATCGCCGAGGGCGACAAAGAAGACGTCGACCTGGCGGTGGACGCCGCCCGCGAGGCGTTCGACCACGGGCCGTGGGGCAAGATGGACGCGCGGCAACGCGGCAGGCTGATGTACCGGCTGGCGGACCTGCTCGAGGAGCACGCCGACGAGCTCGCCGCGCTGGAGACCCTCGACAACGGCAAGCCGATCCGCGACTCGTCGGCGGCCGACATCCCGCTGGTGATCGAGTGCATCCGCTACTACGCCGGCTGGGCCGACAAGATCCAGGGCTCGACCGTGCCGATCAAGGGCGACTACTTCTGCTACACCCGCCGCGAGCCGGTAGGCGTGGTGGGGCAGATCATCCCGTGGAACTTCCCGGCGCTGATGTGCGCGTGGAAGTGGGGCCCCGCGCTGGCCGCCGGATGCACGATCGTGATGAAGCCGGCCGAGCAGACGCCGCTGTCGTGCCTGCGGATGGCCAAGCTGGCCCAGGACGCCGGCATCCCCGACGGCGTAATCAACGTGGTGCCGGGCTACGGGCCGACCGCCGGCGCGGCGATTGTCCGCCACCCGGGCGTGGACAAGATCGCGTTCACCGGCGAGCTGGCCACCGCCAAGATCATCCAGCGTGACGCCACGGAGACCATGAAGCGGCTCACGTTTGAGCTGGGCGGCAAGAGCCCCAACATCATCTTTGCCGACGCCGACCTCGAGGCCGCGGTCGCCGGCGCGCACATGGGGCTGTACTTTAACCAGGGCCAGTGCTGCTGCGCCGGCAGCCGCGTGTACGTGCAGGACTCCATCTACGACGAGTTCTGCGAGCAGATGGTCGCCACGAACGAGCAACGCCAGGTGGGCGACCCGTTCGACCCCGCGACCCAGCACGGGCCGCAGGTCGACCAGGACCAGTTCGACAAGATCCTCCGCTACGTCGAGTACGGCAAGCAGGACGGCGCCAAGCTGTTGTCGGGCGGCGAGCGGGTCGGCGACAAGGGCTACTTCGTCCAACCGACCCTGTTCTCCGACGTCAGCGACGAGATGCGGATCGCTCGCGAGGAGATCTTCGGCCCGGTGATGAGCGTGCTGCGCTTCCGCGACGCGGGCGAGGTCGCGCACCGTGCGAACGACACCAACTTCGGCCTGGCGGCCGCGGTCTGGACCCGCGACATCGGCAAGGCGCACCGCATGGCGGCCAGCGTGCGGGCCGGCACCGTGTGGGTGAACTGCTACAACGTGTTCGACGCCGCGGCGCCGTTCGGCGGCTTCAAGGAGTCGGGCCTGGGCCGCGAACTCGGCGAGGCCGGCCTCGAGGCCTACACCGAGAACAAGACCGTCACGGTGTCGATGAGCTGA
- a CDS encoding pectinesterase family protein: MRSHLLHAVAVAVTLVAPLAAEVRLLVGAADRDATYTSIQAAVDAVPTGGAERYVIDILPGTYTERVKAPSNKPRITLRGQDPLTTKITFNETANTPPNESTVHATVVVLGADFVAENLTFENSYGEGAQALALYAKADRLVFNNCRFLGWQDTLRSEYGRHYFKDVYVEGSVDFIYGKGTAYFENATLFAKANGYLTAQGREGQAETNGYVFRNATITGAPAATSVYLGRPWQAYSRVVFIDSKMGPLVAPAGWSIWSGRSHLTSFFAEHNSTDLDGAPLDMSRRVPWAHRLTADEAKAFSKETWLSGDDNWRPDEVISSSTP; this comes from the coding sequence ATGCGTAGCCACCTGCTGCACGCCGTCGCGGTTGCGGTCACGCTGGTCGCCCCGCTAGCGGCCGAGGTGCGCCTGCTAGTTGGCGCCGCCGATCGGGACGCGACCTACACGTCCATCCAGGCGGCTGTCGACGCTGTCCCAACAGGTGGGGCCGAGCGGTACGTCATCGACATCCTGCCGGGGACCTATACCGAACGGGTCAAGGCGCCCTCGAACAAGCCGCGGATCACCTTGCGAGGCCAGGACCCGCTGACCACCAAGATCACCTTCAACGAGACCGCCAACACCCCGCCGAACGAGTCGACCGTGCACGCCACGGTGGTCGTCCTCGGCGCCGACTTCGTCGCCGAGAACCTGACCTTCGAGAACTCGTACGGCGAGGGCGCCCAGGCGCTCGCCCTGTACGCCAAGGCCGACCGGCTGGTGTTCAACAACTGCCGGTTCCTCGGCTGGCAGGACACGCTGCGATCGGAGTACGGGCGGCATTACTTCAAGGACGTCTACGTCGAGGGGAGCGTCGACTTCATCTACGGCAAGGGGACCGCCTACTTCGAGAACGCCACGCTGTTCGCGAAGGCGAATGGCTACCTCACTGCGCAGGGCCGCGAGGGCCAGGCCGAGACCAACGGCTACGTATTCCGCAACGCCACGATCACCGGCGCCCCCGCGGCCACCAGCGTCTACCTCGGGAGGCCGTGGCAGGCGTACTCCCGCGTGGTGTTCATCGACTCCAAGATGGGGCCGCTAGTCGCGCCCGCCGGATGGTCCATCTGGTCAGGCAGGTCTCACCTCACCTCGTTCTTTGCCGAGCATAACAGCACCGACCTCGACGGCGCCCCGCTCGACATGTCGCGGCGCGTTCCCTGGGCGCACCGGTTGACAGCCGACGAGGCCAAGGCCTTCAGCAAAGAGACCTGGCTCTCTGGCGACGACAACTGGCGGCCCGACGAAGTGATCAGCTCATCGACACCGTGA
- a CDS encoding GxxExxY protein, whose product MHDPIPASTEAIAKQVVDAAFRVHSTLGPGLLESVYETCLSYELTKRSIPVRRQEAQPIRYDEIEIDAGLRLDLLVGDQVVVELKAVDSLEPIHTAQLLTYLKLSGNRLGLLINFNSVLIKDGIKRLVN is encoded by the coding sequence ATGCATGATCCCATTCCAGCGTCCACTGAAGCGATTGCCAAGCAGGTTGTTGACGCCGCATTTCGGGTACACTCTACGCTCGGACCGGGCTTGCTGGAATCTGTCTATGAGACGTGCCTCAGCTACGAGTTAACGAAACGATCGATTCCGGTTCGTCGCCAAGAGGCTCAGCCTATTCGATACGATGAAATCGAGATAGATGCTGGGTTGAGACTCGATCTGCTGGTTGGAGACCAGGTTGTGGTGGAGTTGAAGGCGGTGGATTCGCTCGAACCTATACACACGGCACAACTTTTGACTTACCTCAAGCTGTCTGGAAATCGCCTCGGTCTGCTGATTAACTTCAACTCGGTGCTGATCAAGGACGGCATAAAGCGTCTGGTCAATTAG
- a CDS encoding bile acid:sodium symporter family protein → MTRLLNLLANLFPLWVIVCCALALVHPPLFAWFGPYIVPALGLIMLGMGITLSAGDFAEVLRTPRPVLLGVTAQFTIMPLLGWSIATASGLPNEIAVGLILVSCCPGGTASNVVTYIARANLPLSLLMTMCSTFTAILLTPLLTKWLVGERLPVDAWGLFLSTVQVVLLPVLVGLILHHAAPRLVQRVTPVAPLVSVILIALICANIMGRNAEQVQAYGGQLALAVGVLHAGGFALGYLAARLFGYGELVRRTVSIEVGMQNSGLGAALASKHFTNPATGVCLAAVPCAISAAAHSVIGSALAVWWRTRVPASEPSEDANR, encoded by the coding sequence GTGACACGCCTCCTCAACCTGCTCGCCAACCTGTTCCCGCTGTGGGTGATTGTCTGCTGCGCGTTGGCGCTGGTGCACCCGCCGCTGTTTGCTTGGTTTGGGCCGTACATCGTGCCGGCGCTCGGGCTGATCATGCTCGGGATGGGCATCACGCTCTCGGCCGGCGACTTCGCCGAGGTGCTCCGCACGCCCCGGCCGGTCCTGCTGGGGGTCACGGCGCAGTTCACCATCATGCCGCTGTTGGGTTGGTCGATCGCCACGGCTTCTGGTCTGCCCAATGAGATCGCCGTCGGGCTGATCTTGGTGTCGTGCTGCCCCGGCGGCACGGCGTCGAACGTGGTGACCTACATCGCCCGGGCGAACCTGCCGCTGTCGCTGCTGATGACGATGTGCTCAACCTTCACCGCCATCCTGCTCACGCCGCTGCTGACCAAGTGGCTGGTGGGCGAGCGGCTGCCGGTGGACGCGTGGGGGCTGTTCCTGTCGACCGTGCAGGTAGTGCTGCTGCCGGTACTGGTGGGCCTGATCCTGCACCACGCGGCGCCGCGGCTGGTGCAGCGGGTGACGCCGGTCGCCCCGCTGGTGAGCGTAATCCTGATCGCGCTGATCTGCGCCAACATCATGGGCCGCAACGCCGAACAGGTGCAGGCGTACGGCGGGCAACTCGCCCTGGCGGTTGGCGTGCTGCACGCCGGCGGATTCGCCCTCGGGTACCTAGCGGCCCGGCTATTTGGCTACGGCGAGCTGGTCCGCCGCACGGTGTCGATCGAGGTCGGCATGCAGAACTCGGGCCTCGGCGCGGCGCTCGCGTCGAAGCACTTCACCAACCCGGCGACCGGCGTCTGCCTGGCGGCCGTGCCGTGCGCCATCTCGGCGGCGGCCCACTCGGTGATCGGTAGCGCCCTGGCGGTGTGGTGGCGTACGCGTGTCCCCGCTTCGGAACCGAGTGAGGACGCCAACCGCTAA
- a CDS encoding AAA family ATPase has protein sequence MSIGESIEKRAAEFSERYKAVFNEISKVIVGHNEIVHGVLTCLFCGGHTLLEGVPGLGKTLLIRTLSQTLDLDFSRIQFTPDLMPADILGTNLIVEDPDGRRRFEFQKGPIFAQIVLADEINRATPKTQSAMLETMQEKRITAGGQTFDLEPPFFVMATQNPIEQEGTYPLPEAQLDRFFFKLVVGYSSREDLNTIIDRTTKQSFVTPEKVMDGHEIVKWQSLVREVILAPHVQDYIARLVLATHPDGPYATPETNQYLRWGASPRGAQTMALASKLSALLSGRYNVSFEDIRRVFTPAMRHRVILNFEAEAEGVSPDTVLKGILKGVPEKADDAKVA, from the coding sequence ATGTCCATCGGCGAATCCATCGAAAAACGCGCCGCGGAGTTTTCCGAGCGCTACAAGGCCGTCTTCAACGAGATCAGCAAGGTCATTGTCGGGCACAACGAGATTGTGCACGGCGTCTTGACCTGTTTGTTCTGCGGCGGGCACACGCTGCTCGAGGGCGTGCCGGGGCTCGGCAAGACGCTCTTGATCCGCACGCTCTCGCAGACGCTGGACCTCGACTTCAGCCGCATCCAGTTCACGCCCGACCTGATGCCGGCGGACATCCTGGGGACGAACCTGATTGTCGAGGACCCGGACGGGCGGCGGCGGTTCGAGTTCCAGAAGGGGCCGATCTTCGCCCAGATCGTGCTGGCCGACGAGATCAACCGCGCCACGCCCAAGACCCAGTCCGCCATGCTCGAGACCATGCAGGAGAAGCGGATCACGGCCGGCGGGCAGACCTTCGACCTCGAGCCGCCGTTCTTCGTCATGGCGACCCAGAACCCGATCGAGCAGGAGGGGACCTACCCGCTGCCCGAGGCTCAGCTCGACCGGTTCTTCTTCAAGCTGGTGGTCGGCTACTCGAGCCGCGAGGACCTCAACACGATCATCGACCGCACGACCAAGCAGTCGTTCGTCACGCCCGAGAAGGTAATGGACGGCCACGAGATCGTGAAGTGGCAGTCGCTAGTGCGGGAGGTGATCCTGGCGCCGCACGTGCAGGACTACATCGCCCGGCTGGTGCTCGCCACGCACCCCGACGGGCCGTACGCCACGCCGGAGACCAACCAGTACCTCCGCTGGGGCGCGAGCCCCCGCGGCGCCCAGACGATGGCGCTCGCCAGCAAGCTCAGCGCGCTCTTGTCGGGCCGGTACAACGTCAGCTTTGAGGACATCCGCCGCGTGTTCACGCCCGCGATGCGGCACCGCGTGATCCTCAACTTCGAGGCCGAGGCCGAGGGCGTCAGCCCCGACACGGTGCTCAAGGGGATCCTGAAGGGCGTGCCGGAGAAGGCCGACGACGCGAAGGTGGCGTAG
- a CDS encoding L-threonylcarbamoyladenylate synthase, translated as MPPIVIEVARADDVRDVVHRAVQALAEGQLVVMPTETVYGVAASACSAAGMRRLAELKQHGADAPFALAVKSAQELEDYAPGASPLAKRLARRAWPGPVTLVVDTPQDGGLINQLPEEARSHICPNGTVGLRCPAHRIVQDVLRMIPGPLALSSANLHGEPDTVSGREAAKALGDKIALVMDDGPAHYGQPSSVVQVRGGTHTVLREGVVGKPTIDRLSRYLVLMVCTGNTCRSPMAEALLRRNLAKRLGCDPDDLEDHGVMVASAGVHAGGGSPASPEAVALMAEMGCPLDRHLSQQLTEQLVRSADLIVTMTRGHRQALLASWPDAAPRTRLLMPDADLSDPIGGSAEIYRACAEQIEQALDAHAKEIVAGVGGEK; from the coding sequence ATGCCACCCATTGTCATCGAAGTTGCCCGCGCGGACGACGTGCGTGACGTCGTGCACCGCGCGGTCCAGGCGTTGGCCGAGGGGCAGCTGGTCGTGATGCCGACCGAGACCGTCTACGGCGTGGCGGCCAGCGCGTGCAGCGCGGCCGGCATGCGGCGGCTGGCCGAGCTGAAGCAGCACGGCGCCGACGCCCCGTTCGCCCTCGCCGTGAAGAGCGCCCAGGAGCTCGAGGACTACGCCCCCGGAGCCTCGCCACTGGCCAAGCGGCTCGCGCGGCGGGCCTGGCCCGGCCCGGTGACGCTGGTCGTGGACACGCCGCAGGACGGGGGCCTGATCAACCAGCTGCCGGAAGAAGCCCGCAGCCACATCTGCCCTAACGGCACGGTCGGCCTGCGGTGCCCGGCGCACCGCATCGTGCAGGACGTGCTGCGGATGATCCCGGGGCCGCTGGCGCTCTCCAGCGCCAACCTGCACGGCGAGCCCGACACGGTCTCTGGTCGCGAGGCGGCCAAGGCCCTCGGCGACAAGATCGCCCTCGTGATGGACGACGGCCCCGCCCACTACGGGCAGCCTAGTTCGGTGGTCCAGGTGCGGGGCGGCACGCACACGGTATTGAGGGAGGGAGTCGTGGGGAAGCCAACCATTGACCGGCTGTCGCGGTACCTGGTGCTGATGGTCTGCACCGGCAACACGTGCCGCAGCCCGATGGCCGAGGCCCTGCTGCGACGCAACCTGGCCAAGCGGCTCGGCTGCGATCCCGACGACCTCGAGGACCACGGCGTGATGGTCGCCTCGGCCGGCGTGCACGCCGGCGGCGGCTCGCCCGCCAGCCCCGAGGCGGTCGCCCTGATGGCCGAGATGGGCTGCCCGCTCGACCGCCACCTCTCACAGCAGCTCACCGAACAGCTCGTCCGCTCGGCCGACCTGATCGTCACGATGACCCGCGGGCACCGCCAGGCGCTGCTCGCCTCGTGGCCCGACGCCGCGCCGCGGACCCGGCTCCTGATGCCCGACGCCGACCTCAGCGACCCGATCGGCGGCTCCGCGGAGATCTACCGGGCGTGCGCCGAGCAGATCGAGCAGGCCCTCGACGCCCACGCGAAAGAAATCGTCGCCGGCGTTGGCGGTGAGAAGTAG
- a CDS encoding helix-turn-helix domain-containing protein, with amino-acid sequence MEAVFTPRQVATALGVSESTIKRWVDSGRLRATKTLGGHRKLPQGAIVSFVRATGQQIADPELLGLVANAGSLDPESLQDELYDRLTDGDEPAVRGIMVRLYQNGLPIADLGDRLLSPVFRRIGQQWAAGELQMHHERRACTTVLAVLHEIRQWIAPPEPDAPLALCASPYTDYAQTPLWLLELTLLNAGWNACAAGAGLPLDQIYNAVQLHRPRLICLSATHVPHLPTFVKEVNEVLADELSANVSLVIGGCAVEGVRTTELRCDLLASCLADLELYLAKIGNAGVARVGV; translated from the coding sequence ATGGAAGCGGTATTCACACCTCGCCAAGTCGCTACGGCGCTCGGCGTCAGCGAGTCGACCATCAAACGCTGGGTCGACAGCGGCCGCCTCCGCGCCACAAAGACCCTCGGCGGCCACCGCAAGCTGCCGCAGGGGGCGATCGTCTCGTTTGTGCGGGCCACCGGCCAACAGATCGCCGACCCGGAGCTGCTCGGCCTGGTGGCCAACGCCGGCAGCCTCGACCCGGAGTCGCTGCAGGACGAACTCTACGACCGCCTCACCGACGGCGACGAGCCGGCCGTCCGCGGCATCATGGTCCGGCTGTACCAGAACGGGCTGCCGATCGCCGATCTTGGCGACCGGCTGCTCTCGCCCGTGTTCCGCCGCATCGGTCAGCAGTGGGCCGCCGGCGAGCTGCAGATGCACCACGAACGCCGCGCCTGCACCACCGTGCTCGCCGTGCTCCACGAGATCCGCCAGTGGATCGCCCCGCCGGAGCCCGACGCGCCGCTGGCGCTGTGCGCCTCGCCCTACACGGACTACGCCCAGACGCCGCTGTGGCTGCTCGAGCTGACCCTGCTGAACGCCGGCTGGAACGCCTGCGCCGCCGGGGCCGGTCTGCCGCTCGACCAGATCTACAACGCGGTTCAGCTGCACCGCCCCCGGCTGATCTGCCTGAGCGCGACCCACGTCCCGCACCTGCCGACCTTCGTCAAGGAGGTGAACGAGGTGCTCGCCGACGAGCTCTCGGCGAACGTCTCGCTGGTGATTGGCGGCTGTGCGGTCGAGGGCGTCCGCACCACCGAGCTCCGCTGCGACCTGCTGGCGAGCTGCCTGGCCGACCTCGAGCTCTACCTCGCCAAGATCGGCAACGCGGGCGTCGCCCGCGTCGGCGTCTAG